The Alphaproteobacteria bacterium US3C007 genomic interval CGCAGAGGTTATAGACATATTCGGTTTCCTATTCGCTACACTTGTTCAAGTTCAATCAAGGTGCCGTTGAAGTCCTTGGGATGTAAAAACAGCACAGGTTTTCCATGCGCGCCGATTTTTGGCTCGCCTTTGCCCAAAACCCGGCTGCCAGCCTCAATAAGTTGGTCGCGGGCTTTTCTAATATCGTCCACCTCATAACAGATATGGTGGATTCCGCCGCTTGGGTTTTTATCAAGAAAGCTTTGAATAGGGCTGGTTTCTCCCAAAGGATAAAGCAGCTCGATCTTGGTGTTTGGCAGCGTGATGAATACCACGGTGACGCCATGATCAGGCTCATCTTGGGCGGGGCCAACCTCAGCCCCTAGGGTGCTGCGATATTGCTCTGCAGCGCGTTCTAAGTCGGGGACGGCGATGGCCACATGATTGAGGCGTCCGATCATCTGAGCTCTCCTATCGATTGCGCAACCTTATGCGCTGAGAGTGGCGGCGGTGCAAGAGCCGCCCGCGCGTTCTGACTTGAATTAACCGCTTATTAGCCACCCTGAGGCAGGATGGTTTCAGAATCGCAGGAGGCGTGCATGAATTCATTGGATCTGGTAGAACTGACGCCAATGGGGCGCAACACTCGGCCCTTAATCGGAAAAACAGTTCTGATTGTCGAAGATAGCCGTTTTATCTGTGAAGCGGCGCGTTTGATGTGTTTGCACAGCGGTGCGCGATTGCGCCGCGCGGATAGTTTGGCGGCGGCGCGCCGGCATTTGAACGTTTACTTCCCCACAATCGTCATTATCGACGTTGGTTTGCCGGATGGATCCGGCCTTCAGTTGATATCAGAATTGGCGGGCGCATCTCCGCGCATTGGTGTGATTTTGGGCACCAGCGGGGATGATCTGATGCATTATCAAAGCTTGCAAGCGGGCGCGGATGGATTTCTTGCAAAACCTTTTGAAAACCTCTCTTGCTTTCAATCAACGATTTTGCAGCTTTTGCCCATCGAGCAAAAACCCAAAGGCCCGATTGTTCTGCAAGATGCGCCGGTCACGCCTGATTTGATTACCTTTCGCGATGATTTAGTGCAGGCGCTGATCAGTTTGAAAGATTACCCCTCTGCCAAGGAAGAAGGCTTTATCCGCAGTTTTTTAGCAGGGGTGTGCGCGGCCAGCGGCGATGATTTTATGCGAGAGGCCATAAAAACCGGCGATATTGATCAGCTCTGCGCAAAAATTGAACACCGCATTGGCCAGATCGCAATTCTATAAACCACGATTGTTAACATCGTGCGCTGCATATTGATGGCGCTTCTGCCGCTTTAGTCTTGCGGGATGACTCGCAGGTTCAACTCCATCAATTGATCTGCCATCGGCTGACTTGGCGCGTCCATCATAAGGTCTTCGGCGCGTTGGTTCATGGGGAACATGATCACTTCGCGGATATTTGCCTCATCGGCCAGCAGCATCACGATACGGTCAATCCCGGCGGCGCATCCACCATGCGGCGGTGCGCCAAATTGGAACGCGTTGACCATGCCGCCAAATCTTTTGCGCACTTCGCTTTCATCATAGCCGGCGATTTCAAAGGCTTTGAACATGATTTCGGGTTTGTGGTTTCGGATCGCGCCAGAAACCAATTCATACCCGTTGCAAGACAGATCATATTGGTAGCCCAAAACCGCAAGAGGATCACCTTCAAGCGCCTCCATACCGCCTTGCGGCATCGAAAATGGATTATGTTCAAAATCGATTTTTCCGGTTTCCGCATCCTGTTCGTAAATCGGAAAATCAACAATCCAAGCAAAGGCGAAGCGATTTTTGTCGGTTAGATTAAGCTCTTCGCCAATTACGTTGCGGGCGCGGCCGGCAACCGCCTCAAAGGCTTTTGGTTTTCCGCCCAAGAAAAACGCAGCATCCCCCACATCCAGGCCAAGCTGCTGCCGGATCGCTTCTGTGCGTTCTGGCCCGATATTTTTGGCCAAAGGCCCCGCCGCTTCCATGCCGTTTTCGCCGCTGCGCCAGAAAATATAGCCCATGCCAGGCAAGCCTTCTTTTTGCGCAAACGCATTCATTCGATCACAAAACTTGCGGCTGCCGCCCCCGGGTGCGGGGATGGCGCGAATTTCAGTGCCCTCTTGTTCCAATAATTTTGCAAAAATTGCAAAGCCCGACCCGCGGAAATGATCAGAAACGCGCTGCATTTTGATCGGGTTGCGCAGATCTGGCTTATCCGAGCCATACCAAAGCGCTGCATCGCGATAAGAGATTTGAGGCCAATCGGCATCGACCGTGCGCCCGCCGCCAAAATCTTCAAAAACCGAACGTAAAACAGGTTGAATCGTGTCAAACACATCCTGTTGCGTGACAAATGACATCTCAAGATCAAGTTGATAAAAATCAGTTGGAGAGCGATCCGCCCGCGGATCTTCATCGCGAAAGCAGGGGGCAATTTGAAAATATTTGTCAAAGCCCGAGACCATGATCAGTTGTTTGAACTGTTGGGGCGCCTGCGGCAATGCATAGAACTTGCCCGGGTGCAGTCGGCTTGGCACCAGAAAATCGCGCGCGCCTTCCGGGCTTGAGGCTGTGATGATCGGGGTTTGGTATTCGCGGAAATTACGGTCCCACATTTTGCGTCGGATACTGGCCACCACATCTGAGCGCAGCTTCATATTGTCTTGCAACTTTTGACGGCGCAGATCCAAATAGCGGTAGCGCAGGCGCGTTTCTTCAGGATAATCTTGCTCGCCAAAGACCATCAGCGGCAGCTCTTCAGCTTGCCCCAAAACTTCCAGATCGCGAATAAATACCTCAACCTCACCCGTTGGAATTTTGTCGTTGATCAGACTTTCATCGCGCAGCATGACATTGCCATCAATGCGAATACACCATTCGCTGCGCAGCTTTTCAATTTCTGCAAACACGGGGCTGTCCGGGTCTGCCATCACCTGCGTGATGCCATAATGATCGCGCAGATCGATAAACAGCAACCCACCATGATCACGCACGCGGTGCACCCAGCCTGAAAGACGTACGGTCTCTCCGACATTTGATTTATTCAGGTCGGCGCATGTATGGCTGCGATAGACGTGCATGGCTTTGGCCTTTCCAAGCAAAGATCAATTCTTGTGTCGATACACAGGGTTGTGGGGCTGATGTCAAGTCATCCCAGAAGCAGTTTGCCTTTGATTTCGCCTCTAAGCGCGTTGCCAAGCCAAAACGACTGGCAATTTTCCAAATCTTTAGCGGTGATTATTTTTGCCCGCACTTGACGTTTTGCCAGTTTGCGGGCTCGTAACACGCCGGGCAAGCACCCGCTGCTGATTGGGGGCGTCACCCATTCTCCGGTTTTAAGCTGGAGAAAAACATTGGTGATCGTGCCCTCACAGAGATGATTTTTTTCGTTGAAAAAGATCATCTCATCGATATGGGGTGGCAGCGCAGCGCGAGCGTCATCATAGATCTGGCGTTGGGTGGTTTTATGGCGCAGCCAGGGATCATAGGAAGTTAACCGCTGCGCGCTGATGGCAACCTGCCATTCGGGCTGCGTGGGGGCAAGCGGCGCCTGGGTTATTTCAACGGCTCCGGCTTGGTCAATGGTAAGCCTGCATCGCAAGACTTTGGTGGTTTTGATTGTTTGAAGTTTTTCGGTGATGAAGCCGCGCTGAAAAACAAATCCCAATTTTTGCGCGCTTAGGCACATGCGGTCTAAATGCCGTTTTATATCCACCGCCCCGCGCTGCGGATCAATCCGCAGGGTTTCAATCAATCGGCAGTTTTTTGGAATGTGGTTGCGAAGCGGGCTTTCCACAGAGCTTCCTCATATTCTGAGGCGGCATCGCTGTCATAGACCACGCCGCCGCCAACGTTTAATTGAACGCTTTGGTTATCGATCATCAGGCTGCGGATCGCAACGTTGAACTCAGAGCTGCCATCCGGCGCGGCCCAGCCGATCGTGCCACAATAAATTTCACGCGGCTCGGGCTCCAAATCCCGCAAAATTTGCATCGCCCGCAATTTTGGCGCACCGGTGATAGAGCCACACGGAAACAACGCCTTGAAAATATCAGACAGTGTTTGGTCTTTGCGCAATTGACCCAAAACTTGCGAGGTCATCTGATGAACGGTGGCATAGGTTTCCACGCGATAAAGCGAAGGCACTTTCACCGATCCTGCCTCGCAAATGCGCGAAATATCATTGCGCAGAAGGTCTACAATCATCAGGTTTTCTGCGCGATTTTTCGGGTCAGATTGCAGATAGTTTAGCCGTTTCTGGTCTTCAGGTTTCGTGATGCCGCGCGGCTGTGTGCCTTTCATCGGGCGGGTTTCGATCTGCCCTGACGCGTCTGTGCGAAAAAATAATTCTGGAGACCGCGATATGATCGCCCGGCCATCCTCTTGTTCGACCAAGGCGCCGTGTTTTACCGCTTGGTAAGCGCTGAGATCGTCAAACAAACGCGCAACCGATCCTTGGAATTCCGCTGTTAGCCCGAAGGTAAGATTGGCCTGATAAATATCCCCCGCAGCGATATAATGTTGGATGGTGGAAAAGGCCTTTTCATACTCGTCAAACTGCCATTGCGGGGTAAAGGCGCCAAGCTGCGCGGCCCGGTGGGCTGTGGTTAAGACGGGTCGCCGCGCTGTTGGGCCTTTGTAAACGCCAAAACACAGCAAAGGCCATTGCCGCTTTTCCGGCATTGCCGCGTTGAGGCGCGGCTCGAGCGCATAGCCCATTTCATAGCTGGCGTAGCCCGCGATCCAGTGCCCTTGTGAAAGCGCCGCATCCAAAGCTGCCAGCGCGTTTGGCAGCGCTGAGGGGGAGGCAGCGCAAATCACCCTGATCGGGTGGTCAAAACTGCGCGGTTGTTGCGCATCGCCTGTGTCAAACCGAATCTTCATGTCACGTCCGCTGCTATTCTTACGTTCCTCATAGGACCAGTTTACCGAAGAAGACAGACACTTTTACTGCAAATAATGGTATTTTTGCCTAGGCACTTGCACCTTGCAGCGTGATCTCTATAACCCACAACAATTTGCCGCGTCTTGCTTGGCAGCGCTCGGCTGTTTCGCCGCTTTATCAAAGGTTTTATAATGCCCAAAAGAACCGATATTTCATCGATCATGATCATCGGAGCCGGTCCTATTGTTATCGGACAAGCTTGTGAATTTGACTATTCAGGGGCGCAGGCCTGTAAAGCGTTGCGAGAAGAAGGGTATCGGGTGATTTTGGTCAATTCCAATCCGGCCACGATTATGACGGATCCGGGCTTGGCGGATGCCACATATATCGAACCGATCACCCCAGATGTGGTTGCTAAGATAATCGAAAAAGAACGCCCCGACGCGTTATTGCCCACGATGGGTGGGCAAACTGCGTTGAACACATCTTTGGCGCTAGAGGAAATGGGCGTTTTAGACAAATTCAACGTTGAAATGATCGGCGCGAAGCGTGATGCGATTGAAATGGCTGAAGATCGTAAATTATTTCGCGAAGCGATGGATCGGTTGGGGATCGAAAACCCCAAAGCCACGATTATTACCGCGCCGAAAGATGCCGAAGGTAAAACCGATTTGAACGCCGGCGTTCGCATGGCCAATGAGGCCTTGGATGAAATTGGATTGCCCGCGATCATTCGCCCAGCCTTTACGTTGGGCGGAACAGGCGGCGGCGTGGCCTATAACCGCGATGATTTTGAATATTATTGCCGCACGGGCATGGATGCTTCGCCGGTGAACCAGATTTTGGTGGATGAATCGCTTCTGGGTTGGAAAGAATATGAAATGGAAGTGGTTCGCGACACAGCGGATAACGCCATTATCGTTTGTTCGATTGAAAATGTGGATCCGATGGGCGTGCATACGGGCGATTCGATCACCGTAGCGCCAGCGCTGACGTTGACGGATAAAGAATATCAAATCATGCGGAACCATTCGATCGCCGTGTTACGCGAAATTGGGGTGGAGACTGGCGGCTCGAACGTGCAATGGGCGATCAATCCCGAAGATGGCCGCATGGTGGTGATTGAAATGAACCCGCGCGTGTCTCGCTCGTCTGCGCTGGCCTCTAAAGCAACCGGGTTTCCGATTGCAAAAATTGCCGCCAAACTGGCGATTGGCTATACGCTTGACGAGCTGGACAATGATATCACCCGCGTAACGCCTGCAAGCTTTGAGCCGACAATCGATTACGTTGTAACCAAAATTCCACGTTTTGCCTTTGAGAAATTTCCCGGTTCGCAGCCTGCGCTGACCACAGCGATGAAATCTGTCGGAGAAGCGATGGCAATCGGCCGCACGATTCATGAATCGTTGCAAAAAGCGTTGGCGTCTATGGAAACCGGTCTCACCGGTTTTGATGAGGTTGAGATCGAAGGGGCACCCGAAAAAGCTGCGGTTGTGCGCGCGATCAGTTTGCAAACGCCGGATCGGATGCGCACGATTGCGCAAGCGATGCGCCATGGGTTGAGCGATGATGAAATTTTTGCCGTCACCAAATTTGACCCTTGGTTTCTGGCGCGGATCCGCGAAATCGTTGATATGGAAGAGGCCGTGAAGACAAATGGGCTTCCGCAAGATACAGAGGCTCTGCGCGAGTTGAAAATGTTCGGCTTTACCGATGCCCGTCTTGCCCATTTGACGGGGAAGAGCGAAACCGCGATACGCCAGCTGCGCCATGCGAAGGGGGTGACGGCCGTGTTCAAGCGGATTGATACCTGCGCGGCTGAATTTGAAGCCCAAACTCCTTATATGTATTCCACCTATGAAGCCCCGATGATGGGCGATGTGGAATGTGAAGCGCGCCCGACCGAGGCTTCAAAAGTTGTAATCTTGGGCGGTGGCCCAAACCGTATTGGGCAGGGAATCGAATTTGATTACTGCTGTTGTCATGCTTGCTTTGCACTGACCGATGCGGGCTATGAAACCATCATGGTGAATTGTAATCCTGAAACGGTTTCTACTGATTATGATACCTCAGACCGGCTATATTTTGAGCCGCTTACATTCGAACATGTGATGGAAATTCTGCGTGTTGAACAAGAAATGGGCACTTTGCACGGGGTGATCGTGCAGTTTGGCGGGCAAACCCCTTTGAAATTGGCCAAAGCGCTGGACGCTGAAGGAATTCCGATTTTGGGCACCACGCCGGATGCGATTGATTTGGCCGAAGATCGCGAGCGGTTTCAAAAACTGGTGCAAGATCTGGGACTAAAGCAACCCAAGAACGGCATTGCCAGCACGAATGAACAGGCGATTGAAATTGCCCAAGGGCTAGGGTTTCCTTTGGTGATCCGTCCGTCTTACGTGCTGGGCGGCCGGGCGATGGAAATCGTGCGCGATATGGGACAATTGGAACGCTATATCAAAGAGGCGGTTGTGGTCTCTGGCGATAGCCCTGTCTTGCTTGACAGCTATTTGGCGGGTGCTGTTGAATGTGATGTAGACGCGCTTTGTGACGGCACTACCGTGCATGTGGCGGGCATTATGCAGCATATCGAAGAAGCCGGCGTGCATTCAGGCGATAGCGCCTGTTCTTTGCCGCCCTATTCTCTTTCTTCTGACATTATTGAGGAATTGAAAAAGCAAACCCAGGCCTTGGCTCTGGCGCTGGGTGTTGTGGGGCTGATGAACATACAATTCGCGGTAAAAGATGGCGAGATTTATTTGATTGAAGTTAACCCGCGCGCCAGCCGCACTGTGCCATTTGTGGCCAAAGCCACCGATAGCGCCATTGCCTCAATTGCGGCGCGTCTGATGGCGGGAGAGCCGATGGAAAACTTTCCACTGCGCGCGCCTTATGGCGAAGCTTCTTATGAACAATCGGTGCCGATCGCAGATCCAATGACCTTGGCCGATCCCGATATGCCTTGGTATAGCGTCAAAGAAGCGGTGATGCCGTTTGCGCGCTTCCCCGGTGTAGATACAATTTTGGGGCCCGAAATGCGCTCGACCGGTGAGGTGATGGGTTGGGATCAAAGTTTTGCGCGTGCATTTTTAAAGGCACAGATGGGCGCTGGTATGGATTTACCACGGCCCAAGTCGGGGCAAGACACGCGCGTGTTTATGTCGATCAAAGATGCTGATAAAACCGAACAGATGGTGGAAACAGCGCAGATCTTGGTTGGGCTTGGGTTCGCTTTGGTCGCCACGCGGGGCACCGCGGCCTTCCTATCGGAGCATAAGATCAGCTGCGATGTTGTGAACAAGATGTATGAGGGACGCCCGAATATCGTTGATATGCTGAAAAACGAAGAGATTTCTTTGGTGATGAACACAACCGAAGGGGCGCAAGCTGTGGAGGATAGTCGTGATATCCGTGCGGTCGCGCTTTTCGATAAGATCCCCTATTACACCACGGCTGCGGCCTCTTATGCGGCGGCTCTGGCGATGCAAGCGCGCGAGGAAGGTGCATTAAACGTCAAATCTTTGCAAGGCTAGGGCGGCTGCAATTTTCGCAGGGCGCAGGTTTGCGCGGTTAGATCGGCTTTGGGGGCAGCCTGCGCCTTACTCGCGGCTTGGATTAGCCGTCAGGCTGGGTATCAAGCATCGATTTACGCTGTGAAAAACGGTGATGCCAGGCGCTTAATTGGTCGCGCCCATCGCGCCAAGCCCGCGCCTGATGGCGGAAATCAAGATAGCCTAAGCTGCAGGCCAACGCCAATTGCCCCATATTCAGCGGCCCATCTAGCGCAGAGAAATCCCCGGCATTTAATGCATCAAGGGCTTGCTCAACTTTTGCCCATTGGGCTTCGATCCAGCTATGCGATTGCTCATGCGCGGCGCGCAGGCGCAGTTCATAGACCATCGAAACGGCCGATTCTGCTATGCCATCAGCTAAGGCCTCTAGGGTCAGCACATCCCACAACGTTTCTTTGGGATATAAATTGCTGCCTGCAAAATCATCTAAGTAGCGGCAAATCACCCGGCTATCGAACAATGCCCCGCTATCTTCGGTGATCAAAGTGGGCAGTTTGGCGAGCGGGTTTGCTGCTTTCAAATCTGCGGCGCTGTTAAAGGCCGTGGTTTGCACGGTTTTTAAAGCGATTTTCTCTGTCAGTCCGGCTTCATGGATCAATACATAGACTTTGCGGGCAAAGGGCGAGGCGGCCGAGAAAATCAATTGCATTGTAAATTTGCCTTTACGTGATCAGTTGAGAGCAAGCTAGCGCTCGGCTGACTGCTTTTCCAGCGCTATTTGCGCTTTTCCTACTGACTGGGCAGCCAAGATTAGGTCAGCGTCTCCACAGGCGTAGATACGCCGCGTTGGGTTATTTTTTTCGGCCCGCTGGGACCAAAACTTTTTAAACCATATCCGGTTATTTAGACGTGGTGTTTTTGCAGGCTTGGAAACAGCGTTGGGGGATCGCCGTATTGCCATTTGGGATATTTTTGCATCACAAGATGAAATGCATCAGAGCCTAGAAAACCTTCTAGCCAGCGTTGCACATAGGGCCATGGCTGGGCGTCGAACCAGGGTTTATTGATAAAGGCGAATTGACGTACGAAAGGCAATATCGCGCTATCTGCCAGAGTTGCGGTGGGCCCGAATAAGAACCCTGCCTGCAGCTGCTCGTTTAAGAGCTGCAAAAATTCGCTGGCGATCTGGCGATTTTTTAGCGGATCATCTTGGGGAAAGCGGTTGGGGTATTTTGTGCGGTCTAATGCGGCTTTAAACGCTCCGTCATTCTGCTCAATCAGCGCATAGCCTGCATCGGGCATTTTTAGCCAGCCCTGTGGGTCATTTTGCCTTAACGCCCAAATCATAATATCGAGGCTTTCATCAATCACAAAATTTTCATGCTGCAGGCAGGGTACGCTTTGGCTCGGCGAAATGGATAAAAAAGCGGGCGCTTTGTCGCGCAAAACGATCTCGCGCAGGTCTGTAGAAATGGCAGAGATCTGCAGCGCAAGCCGGGCACGGATGGCATAGGGGCAACGCCGAAAACTATATAGAATGGGCAGGGTCATCTGAGCGCGGTGCATCTGGGGGTCATCAGGCGACCAGCTGTTGGTTCCGCATGCCGATGATTTTTGCGGATATTATGCACCCTTCGGCTTGCGGTGTTGAAAACACCACTTCGGTGAATTGTTCGGTGCGCCCCATTGAGGGGTTTTCCATTAAGATTGAATGGGTTTTGCCATATTGGGCTTTGAGATGTGCTGCAACTTTTTGCGAACCAAGCGCGCGTAATTTGGCGGCGCGGTGTTTTATATCTGGGCCTTTCACTGCCGGCATTTTCGCCGCTGGCGTGCCCTCTCGGCTGGAATAAGGGAAAACATGCAGCCAAGTTAAATTACATTCCTTCACCAGTTTCAGCGAATTGGCAAAATGCGCTTCGGTTTCGGTTGGAAAACCCGCAATGATATCTGCGCCGAACGTGATATTGGGGCGCAGTTTGCGCGCCGTTTCGCAAAATGCGATGGCATCATCGCGCAGATGGCGCCGCTTCATGCGCTTTAAAATCAAATCATCGCCATGTTGCAGGCTAAGATGCAAATGCGGC includes:
- the mce gene encoding methylmalonyl-CoA epimerase is translated as MIGRLNHVAIAVPDLERAAEQYRSTLGAEVGPAQDEPDHGVTVVFITLPNTKIELLYPLGETSPIQSFLDKNPSGGIHHICYEVDDIRKARDQLIEAGSRVLGKGEPKIGAHGKPVLFLHPKDFNGTLIELEQV
- a CDS encoding response regulator codes for the protein MNSLDLVELTPMGRNTRPLIGKTVLIVEDSRFICEAARLMCLHSGARLRRADSLAAARRHLNVYFPTIVIIDVGLPDGSGLQLISELAGASPRIGVILGTSGDDLMHYQSLQAGADGFLAKPFENLSCFQSTILQLLPIEQKPKGPIVLQDAPVTPDLITFRDDLVQALISLKDYPSAKEEGFIRSFLAGVCAASGDDFMREAIKTGDIDQLCAKIEHRIGQIAIL
- the aspS gene encoding aspartate--tRNA ligase produces the protein MHVYRSHTCADLNKSNVGETVRLSGWVHRVRDHGGLLFIDLRDHYGITQVMADPDSPVFAEIEKLRSEWCIRIDGNVMLRDESLINDKIPTGEVEVFIRDLEVLGQAEELPLMVFGEQDYPEETRLRYRYLDLRRQKLQDNMKLRSDVVASIRRKMWDRNFREYQTPIITASSPEGARDFLVPSRLHPGKFYALPQAPQQFKQLIMVSGFDKYFQIAPCFRDEDPRADRSPTDFYQLDLEMSFVTQQDVFDTIQPVLRSVFEDFGGGRTVDADWPQISYRDAALWYGSDKPDLRNPIKMQRVSDHFRGSGFAIFAKLLEQEGTEIRAIPAPGGGSRKFCDRMNAFAQKEGLPGMGYIFWRSGENGMEAAGPLAKNIGPERTEAIRQQLGLDVGDAAFFLGGKPKAFEAVAGRARNVIGEELNLTDKNRFAFAWIVDFPIYEQDAETGKIDFEHNPFSMPQGGMEALEGDPLAVLGYQYDLSCNGYELVSGAIRNHKPEIMFKAFEIAGYDESEVRKRFGGMVNAFQFGAPPHGGCAAGIDRIVMLLADEANIREVIMFPMNQRAEDLMMDAPSQPMADQLMELNLRVIPQD
- a CDS encoding aminotransferase class IV family protein, whose translation is MIETLRIDPQRGAVDIKRHLDRMCLSAQKLGFVFQRGFITEKLQTIKTTKVLRCRLTIDQAGAVEITQAPLAPTQPEWQVAISAQRLTSYDPWLRHKTTQRQIYDDARAALPPHIDEMIFFNEKNHLCEGTITNVFLQLKTGEWVTPPISSGCLPGVLRARKLAKRQVRAKIITAKDLENCQSFWLGNALRGEIKGKLLLG
- a CDS encoding aminodeoxychorismate synthase component I → MKIRFDTGDAQQPRSFDHPIRVICAASPSALPNALAALDAALSQGHWIAGYASYEMGYALEPRLNAAMPEKRQWPLLCFGVYKGPTARRPVLTTAHRAAQLGAFTPQWQFDEYEKAFSTIQHYIAAGDIYQANLTFGLTAEFQGSVARLFDDLSAYQAVKHGALVEQEDGRAIISRSPELFFRTDASGQIETRPMKGTQPRGITKPEDQKRLNYLQSDPKNRAENLMIVDLLRNDISRICEAGSVKVPSLYRVETYATVHQMTSQVLGQLRKDQTLSDIFKALFPCGSITGAPKLRAMQILRDLEPEPREIYCGTIGWAAPDGSSEFNVAIRSLMIDNQSVQLNVGGGVVYDSDAASEYEEALWKARFATTFQKTAD
- the carB gene encoding carbamoyl-phosphate synthase large subunit, encoding MPKRTDISSIMIIGAGPIVIGQACEFDYSGAQACKALREEGYRVILVNSNPATIMTDPGLADATYIEPITPDVVAKIIEKERPDALLPTMGGQTALNTSLALEEMGVLDKFNVEMIGAKRDAIEMAEDRKLFREAMDRLGIENPKATIITAPKDAEGKTDLNAGVRMANEALDEIGLPAIIRPAFTLGGTGGGVAYNRDDFEYYCRTGMDASPVNQILVDESLLGWKEYEMEVVRDTADNAIIVCSIENVDPMGVHTGDSITVAPALTLTDKEYQIMRNHSIAVLREIGVETGGSNVQWAINPEDGRMVVIEMNPRVSRSSALASKATGFPIAKIAAKLAIGYTLDELDNDITRVTPASFEPTIDYVVTKIPRFAFEKFPGSQPALTTAMKSVGEAMAIGRTIHESLQKALASMETGLTGFDEVEIEGAPEKAAVVRAISLQTPDRMRTIAQAMRHGLSDDEIFAVTKFDPWFLARIREIVDMEEAVKTNGLPQDTEALRELKMFGFTDARLAHLTGKSETAIRQLRHAKGVTAVFKRIDTCAAEFEAQTPYMYSTYEAPMMGDVECEARPTEASKVVILGGGPNRIGQGIEFDYCCCHACFALTDAGYETIMVNCNPETVSTDYDTSDRLYFEPLTFEHVMEILRVEQEMGTLHGVIVQFGGQTPLKLAKALDAEGIPILGTTPDAIDLAEDRERFQKLVQDLGLKQPKNGIASTNEQAIEIAQGLGFPLVIRPSYVLGGRAMEIVRDMGQLERYIKEAVVVSGDSPVLLDSYLAGAVECDVDALCDGTTVHVAGIMQHIEEAGVHSGDSACSLPPYSLSSDIIEELKKQTQALALALGVVGLMNIQFAVKDGEIYLIEVNPRASRTVPFVAKATDSAIASIAARLMAGEPMENFPLRAPYGEASYEQSVPIADPMTLADPDMPWYSVKEAVMPFARFPGVDTILGPEMRSTGEVMGWDQSFARAFLKAQMGAGMDLPRPKSGQDTRVFMSIKDADKTEQMVETAQILVGLGFALVATRGTAAFLSEHKISCDVVNKMYEGRPNIVDMLKNEEISLVMNTTEGAQAVEDSRDIRAVALFDKIPYYTTAAASYAAALAMQAREEGALNVKSLQG
- a CDS encoding glutathione S-transferase, producing MQLIFSAASPFARKVYVLIHEAGLTEKIALKTVQTTAFNSAADLKAANPLAKLPTLITEDSGALFDSRVICRYLDDFAGSNLYPKETLWDVLTLEALADGIAESAVSMVYELRLRAAHEQSHSWIEAQWAKVEQALDALNAGDFSALDGPLNMGQLALACSLGYLDFRHQARAWRDGRDQLSAWHHRFSQRKSMLDTQPDG
- a CDS encoding glutathione S-transferase, which encodes MTLPILYSFRRCPYAIRARLALQISAISTDLREIVLRDKAPAFLSISPSQSVPCLQHENFVIDESLDIMIWALRQNDPQGWLKMPDAGYALIEQNDGAFKAALDRTKYPNRFPQDDPLKNRQIASEFLQLLNEQLQAGFLFGPTATLADSAILPFVRQFAFINKPWFDAQPWPYVQRWLEGFLGSDAFHLVMQKYPKWQYGDPPTLFPSLQKHHV